The Anaerolineales bacterium region TGTCATTGGGCGTCATGATCGCGATTACGTCTGCGCCGTCCTCGCGGGCAGCTTCGGCGTCCAACATTTCCTCCACGTTGACATAGGCGCGTTCAGGAATCAGTCCAATTTCCAGGCCCGACTTTTTCGCCCGCTCGGGATTCGATGACAGTACACCGGCGACGATCTCGTAACGGTCGTCGAGCCGGGCCGCACGACGGTGCGTCGCGCCGATGAAGGAGCCGGCGCCTCCGCCGATCACAGCCAGACGTAACCGACGGCCGAGGATCGAAAATACAGGATTGGATGACATCTACCTCGCCTCCAAATGGTGGGTTATCGCCCGGACGACAGCGCTGTGGTCGTCTTCCTGGGCCAGACCCGAAACCGTGATCGTGCCCACAGCGCCGGTTCCTCTAATAATGATGGGGAAGCAGCCTCCGTGAGGGGCATATTCATTCTCGGGGATTAAGAACATCTCCTCGATACTTTTTCCTTCGTGCTTCAATAATTGGCCGATGTAAAAAGAACTGTGCCCAAAGCGGTTCACCAGCCGGACTTTTCGCTCGATCCATTCGTCGTTATCGACGCTTGTCCCGGGGCGGCTTGCGTGGAAAAGCTGCTGATCACCGCGGCGGATGTCGATTGTTATAGGAAGTTCGTTTTGGATCGCATGCTCGACCAGCCAGCAGCCAATTTCCCAGGCGGTATCCTCGTTGAAGTTTGTGAATTGAAGCTGCTTCTCTTCGTCAAGCAATTTGCCGAGGATTTCATCCATGTGGTTTCCTGCCTTCCAATTATCGTTCTATCCATAAATAATACTCTTTATTCTTCATGGTTCCAGCCGGTTTGGAACTCACCTGTGTCCTTCAAAGGACGTCGATCCTGATTGGGTTCAGCATGCGGGCCGTCCTCGTCTCAAAGCATACACCTAACGCAGGTAAATCGAGTCGAGTTCCGAGGGCGATAACCTGAAGATCCTCGATGCAATTCAAACTGAACTCTGTTTATAGACTCCGTCACGTGTTGAGCGTCCTAAAATTACCCATAGCATACTGCGTTTTCGCGGAGTCTTCTCGTGGTTCATTTTATCAACCACTGAATTGCGGCTTCTTGATCATCGAAGATTCGGAAAGAAAAGCCGTAATTTAGGCAGACGGCATTAAGAAAACTAAAGTGTTCTCTGTGAGCTGGTAGAACCACCTCGGCTATCTTAATCTTGGAGGGAATACCTATTTTGTTTAATTTCTGTGGGCGGTAATATATTTCGACTGAACTACCCGAAACGGAGTCAATCGCGCTATGATCTACCAGGCATCGACTGGCATTATATTCAGCCATTGTCTTGGAGATGCTTTTTACCATCTCTAAGGAACTTTTTTCATCCGCGACACCACTCGTTCGGATAACGACAATTTGCTGATCCGGTAAAAATGATATCGTCCATTCCATCTGACACTCCTTGTGCAAGCTGTTCTCTCGTCAGCGGCTGTTATAGAATCACTCGTCAGGAAAGAGAACATCCATAAAGATCAAGGCTCGCGCCTTTTGGCCTTTATCTGCGAAGCACCCTTTCTACGAAGGATAAAGCCTATTCGTCCGATTCGACGGAAACATGTTTTTCTTCCAGAGAACAGCCCGTTCGCCTCTCTGATCATACACATACACCAGACAAATCTGGCTGAATTTCGATAGCGTTTGCCCTGAGTCCTTCGACAAAGCTCGAGATGAATTCTGTAGAAGGGCTCCAGCTAATGGCTGCACGACCCGCCCGCAACGTGTCAGTCTCCCCGTTTGGGTTTTCGGAAGAACGGGATTTCCCAACAGCGCCGTTATGAATTTGTTCCTATACCTAGGGTGCAGCATTCGGTTCGAATGTCACCAAAGGATGACCCTGAACGATCTGCTCGACCTCGTCCCAGCCTTCCGGGAAGGCGTAATTGTAGCGCGCAGGGAGGGCAAACACGTATCGACTGTTCCGGCCCAACTCCAGCGGGCCAACAGGCGCAGCGCCGATATACCATTCCCCACTCTGCATCTGGCCCCATTGTTCGATGGTGAATACCATCAGTGGGATATCCTGCCGTGGCTGCTGCGCCGTGGATTTCGGGTGAACGATGGTGAGCATCAAACCTTGTTCCACTACTTCATCCCCAGTCTCACCGCTCTTCAAACCTTCCCAATTGCTGGTTTGAACGGAGAACCCTTCCCAACTTACAGGCAGTGAGAAGCTAAAGCCCAACTCGGTGTTGCGGTATTCGACGACAGGCGCAGTTGGTTCGGTGAGCGTATCTGTCGACACTTCCGATGGACGCTTTGCGGCCAACAATGCACACCCCATAATTAAAAAAGGGACCAGGAGCAGAATCGTTCGCAGAATAATTATCTTCCGCTTCTTCAAAATTCCTCCATACCAAGGGCATTTTCCTGCGGAGACAAATCGCTGGGAAATTTGATTCGCGAATTTGAGTATCGCTGTGATCTACGCTCATCGCAGCGATCGCAGAAGCGAGCGGCGGACCAGCCGAAATCAACACCGCGAACAGATCCACCAATCAACGCCTTTCTCAACTTTATGCATCGAGGCGAGAATCGACGAGTCATAGCGTATCTGTTGAAGATACTCAATTGACCGCAAATCTACACTTTATATTTCACGGACCATAGTTTTCGGCCAGATAATCCACCAACACAGACTTCTCAGCCGCCGACAACTTCGCGCCCTTGGCGATCATACGCGTTACCGTCTGGTCCCACTGTTCGAGCGTTTTCGTCGTTCGCGTTGCCTTGTCGACACTATGACACACCGAACAGCGCGTCTCTAAAAGCGTCGCACCTTCAGGGGACGACACACCTGCAGGAGGTGTCGTTGCCTGAGACGACCCGGTACTGCAGCCAACCAGAATCAGCACCGCCAACAATCCGGCTGCGATCAACAACAGTATCATCCAGACAGAGCGATCTTGCTTTCTGACTTCCTCATCCCTCGCTGGTTTGAGGGCTACCAAATCAACGCCTTTCAAATTGCTCATACGGCCTTCTCCTTATATGTGATTGGTGTTCAATATAATTGTGTCACATATATGGCATTACTCCAACGGTTTAAATCTATCGAGGATCAGAAAACGAGATCGTAGACACTGCACTCGTCGCAGCACGCAGATCCCGGAT contains the following coding sequences:
- a CDS encoding heme-degrading domain-containing protein; the protein is MDEILGKLLDEEKQLQFTNFNEDTAWEIGCWLVEHAIQNELPITIDIRRGDQQLFHASRPGTSVDNDEWIERKVRLVNRFGHSSFYIGQLLKHEGKSIEEMFLIPENEYAPHGGCFPIIIRGTGAVGTITVSGLAQEDDHSAVVRAITHHLEAR